In the Ipomoea triloba cultivar NCNSP0323 chromosome 6, ASM357664v1 genome, one interval contains:
- the LOC116022606 gene encoding UDP-N-acetylglucosamine transferase subunit ALG13 homolog, giving the protein MGEGGANAADKRIVFVTVGTTCFDALVNAVDTAEVRKELFKKGYTDIIVQMGRGTYVPTKSASENGSPALDYFTFSSSIAKYLKSASLVISHAGSGSIFETLRLGKPLIVVVNEDLMDNHQSELAEELADRKHLFCARPQTLYQTIADMDLESVVPYQPGDAKPVAKLINSHLGFPQE; this is encoded by the exons ATGGGTGAGGGTGGTGCTAATGCGGCTGACAAGAGAATAGTTTTTGTGACCGTCGGAACTACTTGTTTTGATGCTCTAGTTAATGCTGTGGACACTGCTGAAGTTAGGAAAGAGTTGTTCAAGAAAGGCTATACTGATATTATTGTTCAAATGGGTCGTGGAACCTATGTTCCCACAAAG TCTGCCTCAGAAAATGGATCCCCAGCGCTGGACTATTTCACTTTCTCATCAAGCATAGCCAAATATCTGAAATCAGCATCTCTTGTTATTAGCCATGCGG GTTCAGGAAGCATATTTGAGACATTGCGGCTGGGAAAACCATTGATCGTGGTAGTGAATGAAGATTTAATGGACAATCATCAAAGCGAGCTAGCAGAAGAACTTGCTGATAGAAAACATTTGTTTTGTGCACGTCCACAGACGCTATACCAAACCATCGCAGACATGGACTTGGAGTCTGTTGTTCCATATCAACCAGGTGACGCTAAGCCAGTAGCTAAACTCATTAATAGTCATCTTGGTTTCCCCCAGGAATGA